One window of the Benincasa hispida cultivar B227 chromosome 3, ASM972705v1, whole genome shotgun sequence genome contains the following:
- the LOC120072704 gene encoding UDP-glycosyltransferase 73C4-like — protein sequence MASSNVHHLHFVLFPLMAQGHSIPMLYIAKLLVNQAAPLSITIQITILTTPQNASHLQISHYPQIHIALLHPSLPISHKTFDQLTSLNQSLSFFSSIAHDFHSQALSLCQSLSPKPSCIISDICLPWTLHIASHIGVPWISFSGGSCFANVVMTNVMTAFGSGSGSENIDESIEVFGLEHRIEFTTKAQLPIQGVLSGGMMKFLEQIGEAEKKAYGMIVNSFEELEGSYVTHLKKKVRGNRVWCVGPVSSCNKHYVDKAQRGKGSTKEGQDNNNNNDKVMKWLDLQDPNSVLYVCLGSLHNLKTPQLIELGLGLESSKRPFIWVVRASNKLQKWIEEENFEERIKTRGLVIRDWAPQLLILSHFAIGGFLTHCGWNSVLEAISAGLPMLTWPLFSDQFLNEKLVADVLDIAVKVGAKNPVMKMKEEEQEDQKEEEEEEEEGIIIEVKKEDVREGIERVMGKGDEAEERRKKAREFGVMANNAWEEGGSSQLNIRLLIDDIMKQTKIST from the exons atggcTTCTTCAAATGTTCATCATCTTCATTTCGTTTTGTTCCCTTTAATGGCACAAGGCCACAGCATTCCAATGCTATACATTGCCAAGCTCTTAGTTAACCAAGCCGCACCCCTTTCCATTACAATTCAGATCACCATTTTGACAACTCCTCAAAATGCATCTCACCTCCAAATCTCCCATTATCCCCAAATCCATATTGCTCTTCTCCATCCTTCTCTTCCCATTTCCCACAAAACTTTTGACCAACTCACTTCCTTAAACCAATCcctctctttcttctcttctaTTGCCCATGATTTCCACTCCCAAGCCCTCTCCCTTTGCCAATCCCTTTCCCCAAAGCCCTCTTGCATTATCTCTGACATTTGCCTTCCATGGACCCTCCACATTGCTTCCCACATTGGGGTCCCTTGGATCTCCTTCTCCGGCGGCTCGTGTTTCGCCAATGTCGTTATGACCAATGTCATGACAGCGTTTGGGTCTGGATCAGGGTCGGAAAATATTGATGAGTCTATTGAGGTTTTTGGGTTGGAGCATAGGATAGAGTTTACTACCAAGGCTCAATTGCCCATTCAGGGGGTTTTGAGTGGTGGGATGATGAAGTTCTTGGAGCAAATTGGTGAGGCTGAGAAGAAGGCTTATGGAATGATTGTTAATAGCTTTGAGGAACTGGAAGGTTCTTATGTTACACATTTGAAGAAGAAGGTCAGAGGAAATAGAGTTTGGTGTGTTGGACCAGTTTCTTCTTGTAATAAACACTATGTGGACAAAGCTCAAAGAG GCAAAGGCTCAACAAAGGAGGGGCAGGACAACAATAACAACAATGATAAAGTGATGAAGTGGCTAGACTTGCAAGACCCAAATTCAGTGTTGTATGTATGTCTTGGAAGTCTACACAACTTGAAAACTCCACAACTAATAGAGCTAGGATTGGGATTAGAATCATCAAAAAGGCCATTTATATGGGTAGTAAGAGCCTCAAACAAGCTACAAAAATGGATTGAAGAAGAGAATTTTGAAGAGAGAATCAAAACAAGAGGCCTTGTCATAAGAGATTGGGCTCCACAACTTTTGATATTATCACACTTTGCTATTGGGGGATTCCTCACTCACTGTGGTTGGAACTCAGTCCTTGAAGCCATATCTGCTGGCTTGCCAATGCTCACTTGGCCTCTATTTTCAGACCAATTCTTGAATGAGAAATTAGTGGCTGATGTTTTGGATATAGCTGTGAAAGTTGGTGCAAAAAATCCAGTgatgaaaatgaaagaagaagaacaagaagatcaaaaagaagaagaagaagaggaggaggaggGGATAATAATAGAGGTAAAGAAAGAAGATGTTAGGGAAGGAATTGAAAGGGTAATGGGGAAAGGAGATGAAGCTGaggaaagaaggaagaaagcAAGAGAATTTGGGGTTATGGCAAATAATGCTTGGGAAGAGGGTGGCTCTTCTCAGCTTAATATTAGattattgattgatgatataaTGAAACAAACCAAGATTTCAACCTAA